A genomic region of Arcobacter sp. F2176 contains the following coding sequences:
- a CDS encoding 5'-methylthioadenosine/adenosylhomocysteine nucleosidase — translation MNKLAIMGAMEEEIEPLLAHFDSVNVVEFAKNKYYEVSYKGLDIVIAYSKIGKVFASLTATTMIEKFGCDTLLFSGVAGGINPELNIGDLIIANKLCQHDLDITAFGHPHGYVPGGGVFVETTKEINDIAKKVASINGMKVIEGTIATGDQFVHSSERKDFIQSTFNADALEMEGASVAVVCDALNIPFFILRSISDTADMDAGFDFDEFLKSSAKNSADYLIKIVDELLK, via the coding sequence ATGAATAAATTAGCAATAATGGGAGCTATGGAAGAGGAAATTGAACCTCTTTTAGCTCATTTTGATAGTGTAAATGTAGTAGAGTTTGCAAAAAATAAATATTATGAGGTATCTTATAAAGGTTTAGATATTGTAATTGCATATTCTAAGATAGGAAAAGTATTTGCAAGTTTAACAGCAACAACTATGATAGAAAAGTTTGGATGTGATACTTTACTTTTTTCAGGAGTTGCAGGTGGAATTAATCCTGAACTTAATATTGGTGATTTAATTATTGCAAATAAACTTTGTCAGCATGATTTAGATATTACTGCCTTTGGACATCCTCATGGATATGTTCCGGGTGGTGGTGTATTTGTTGAAACAACAAAAGAGATAAATGATATTGCAAAAAAAGTAGCTTCAATTAATGGAATGAAAGTTATTGAAGGAACTATTGCTACAGGTGATCAGTTTGTTCATTCATCTGAAAGAAAAGACTTTATACAAAGCACATTTAATGCAGATGCTTTAGAAATGGAAGGTGCAAGTGTTGCAGTTGTATGTGATGCTTTAAATATTCCTTTCTTTATTCTTAGATCTATATCTGATACAGCAGATATGGATGCAGGCTTTGATTTTGATGAATTTCTAAAATCAAGTGCAAAAAACTCAGCTGACTATTTAATAAAAATAGTAGATGAATTGTTAAAATAA
- the fabD gene encoding ACP S-malonyltransferase: protein MKKVAFIFPGQGSQKIGMGKDFFENSDIAKDMIRKASDRLGINFEELLFEENENLGKTEYTQPAILLVSAIAYEIFKDKCDIKPEFLLGHSLGEFSALVAAGAIDYLDAIELVHKRGLFMNEACFGGNAGMMALVGLEDSKVEFICTEQRENGKKVWPANYNMDGQLVLAGIKSDLESLVETFTTAGAKRAIVLDMSVASHCELLTSAVENLRPYLEEYIKDEFLPVVSNVSTEIYTTKEEAIELLASQLTSPVKYKQSIEKFASKIDLFIEFGNGVVLKGLNRKIVKVPTSNISDMSSLEKVIGEINE from the coding sequence ATGAAAAAAGTCGCTTTTATATTCCCTGGACAAGGAAGTCAAAAAATTGGTATGGGAAAAGATTTTTTTGAAAATAGTGATATTGCAAAAGATATGATTAGAAAAGCTAGTGATAGATTAGGAATAAATTTTGAAGAGCTTTTATTTGAAGAAAATGAAAATCTAGGAAAAACTGAATACACACAACCAGCTATACTTTTAGTATCTGCAATTGCATATGAGATTTTCAAAGATAAATGTGATATTAAACCAGAGTTTTTATTAGGACACTCACTTGGTGAATTTTCAGCTTTAGTAGCAGCTGGGGCAATTGATTATTTAGATGCAATTGAATTAGTTCATAAAAGAGGACTTTTTATGAATGAAGCTTGTTTTGGTGGAAATGCTGGAATGATGGCATTAGTTGGATTAGAAGATTCTAAAGTTGAATTTATATGTACTGAACAAAGAGAAAATGGTAAAAAAGTTTGGCCAGCAAATTATAATATGGACGGACAATTAGTTCTTGCAGGTATCAAATCTGATTTAGAATCATTAGTAGAGACTTTTACAACTGCTGGGGCAAAAAGAGCAATAGTACTTGATATGAGTGTTGCTAGTCATTGTGAGTTGCTTACAAGTGCGGTTGAAAATTTAAGACCATATTTAGAAGAGTATATTAAAGATGAATTCTTACCCGTTGTTTCAAATGTATCAACAGAGATATATACTACAAAAGAAGAAGCAATAGAATTATTAGCCTCTCAACTTACAAGCCCAGTAAAATATAAACAATCAATAGAAAAATTTGCTTCTAAAATAGACTTGTTTATTGAATTTGGAAATGGTGTTGTATTAAAAGGTTTAAATAGAAAAATAGTTAAAGTGCCTACATCTAATATATCAGATATGAGTTCACTAGAAAAAGTAATTGGAGAAATAAATGAATAA
- a CDS encoding peptidylprolyl isomerase — MSKVIGIEYTLKDANTGDHLDSNVGAAPLEFVSGKGQIIPGLESKLIEMNVSEEADVLVEPKDAYGELNPEAVQTLPKEQFAGIELKEGMSLYGTGEQGETVQVTVTGFNDNEVTIDYNHPMAGKTLMFSVAILSSRAATEEEIQTGVVGGMAAMGGGCCGGGSHDHGSSEGGCCSSEPKQESHGGCGCSH, encoded by the coding sequence ATGTCAAAAGTTATAGGTATAGAATATACATTAAAAGATGCTAATACAGGAGATCATTTAGATTCAAATGTTGGTGCAGCACCATTAGAATTTGTATCAGGGAAAGGTCAAATAATCCCAGGATTAGAGTCAAAATTAATTGAAATGAATGTAAGTGAAGAAGCTGATGTTTTAGTTGAACCAAAAGATGCTTATGGTGAATTAAACCCTGAAGCTGTTCAAACATTGCCAAAAGAGCAATTCGCAGGAATTGAGTTAAAAGAAGGTATGAGTCTTTATGGTACTGGTGAGCAAGGTGAAACTGTTCAAGTTACAGTTACAGGTTTTAATGATAATGAAGTAACAATTGATTATAACCATCCAATGGCTGGAAAAACATTAATGTTTTCAGTAGCTATTTTAAGCTCAAGAGCTGCAACTGAAGAAGAGATCCAAACAGGTGTTGTTGGTGGAATGGCTGCTATGGGTGGCGGTTGTTGTGGTGGAGGAAGCCATGATCATGGTTCATCTGAAGGTGGTTGTTGTTCAAGTGAACCTAAACAAGAATCTCATGGTGGTTGTGGTTGTAGTCACTAA
- a CDS encoding tol-pal system YbgF family protein, with amino-acid sequence MNKFFIIILLTSTLTYAEEVSVFGAGNLDSANPYGLTKTEKRILKNKNELGSIDTKVKTVNTTVNTLSERIDGLESIYEGDSQKLNNVVLTLNKLLNDFETNQNLTDKNTEDIKELKKSIDQLNILQKNISDENTKNLKNLKQAVEKLTDKINKIDSNYLSEKDYKKNMDQFVTIKAFEALKKSLNIKSTKKTQSNVSVKSNNSEKISSTEDNASILDEAKRLFKIDYFTNAIPMFEGLIAANYKPAESNYYLGEIWYYRKDYDKAISYFKKSALLYDKADWMPSLLLHSAISFEKTGDFKNAASFYETLMTNYPESKEAKSADKNLSKLN; translated from the coding sequence ATGAACAAATTTTTTATAATTATTTTATTAACTAGCACATTAACATATGCCGAAGAGGTATCTGTTTTTGGTGCTGGTAATTTGGATTCTGCAAATCCATATGGACTAACAAAAACAGAAAAGCGTATTTTAAAGAATAAAAATGAGTTAGGTTCAATCGATACAAAAGTAAAAACAGTGAATACAACTGTTAATACATTAAGTGAGAGAATTGATGGCTTAGAATCAATTTATGAAGGTGATTCACAAAAATTAAATAACGTTGTTTTAACATTAAATAAACTTTTAAATGATTTTGAAACAAATCAAAATCTTACAGATAAAAATACTGAAGATATAAAAGAATTAAAAAAATCTATAGATCAATTAAATATTTTACAAAAAAATATTTCTGACGAAAATACAAAAAATTTAAAGAATTTAAAACAAGCTGTTGAAAAATTAACTGATAAAATAAATAAAATTGATTCTAATTATTTATCTGAAAAAGATTATAAAAAAAATATGGATCAGTTTGTAACTATAAAAGCATTTGAAGCATTGAAAAAAAGCTTAAATATTAAAAGTACTAAAAAAACTCAATCCAATGTAAGTGTAAAAAGTAATAATTCGGAAAAGATAAGCTCTACGGAAGATAATGCTTCTATTTTAGATGAAGCAAAGAGACTTTTTAAAATTGACTATTTTACAAATGCAATTCCAATGTTTGAAGGATTGATTGCTGCCAATTATAAGCCAGCTGAATCGAACTATTATTTGGGAGAGATTTGGTATTATAGAAAAGATTACGATAAAGCAATATCGTATTTTAAGAAGTCTGCTTTGTTATATGATAAGGCTGATTGGATGCCTTCATTATTACTTCATAGTGCAATATCATTTGAAAAGACTGGTGATTTTAAAAATGCTGCTTCTTTTTATGAGACTTTGATGACAAATTATCCAGAGTCAAAAGAAGCAAAAAGTGCAGATAAAAATCTATCAAAATTAAATTAA
- a CDS encoding OmpA family protein yields MKKYGLLAFIAATLLFTGCSQKTVEMENTTPTPTNSESSLNTVETTDNSGMTADNMTTDGKGNYFVVNGKKVFVESIYFGFDKFKLTEDQRKVASENASKLKGLEGSVKVEGNCDEWGTDEYNYALGLKRAKVVKDALVSDGIASNSISIVSFGESNPVCSEKNKECWSKNRRAEYKPLP; encoded by the coding sequence ATGAAAAAATATGGTTTATTAGCTTTTATAGCAGCTACATTACTATTTACAGGGTGTAGTCAGAAAACAGTTGAAATGGAAAATACAACTCCAACTCCAACAAATTCAGAGTCTAGTTTAAATACAGTTGAAACTACTGATAACAGTGGCATGACTGCTGATAATATGACTACTGATGGTAAAGGTAACTATTTTGTAGTTAATGGGAAAAAAGTATTTGTTGAATCAATATACTTTGGATTTGATAAATTTAAATTAACTGAAGATCAAAGAAAAGTTGCTTCAGAAAATGCTTCAAAACTAAAAGGTTTAGAAGGAAGTGTTAAAGTTGAAGGTAACTGTGATGAATGGGGAACAGATGAGTATAATTATGCTTTAGGTTTAAAAAGAGCAAAAGTTGTAAAAGATGCATTAGTTTCTGATGGAATTGCTTCAAATTCTATTTCAATTGTAAGTTTTGGAGAAAGTAACCCTGTTTGTTCAGAAAAAAACAAAGAGTGCTGGTCTAAAAATAGAAGAGCAGAATATAAGCCACTTCCATAA
- the tolB gene encoding Tol-Pal system protein TolB encodes MKKAFFLLTLICINLFAVDASMEIIKKSDNLPKIEISIASDTVNVEYINKIKKLLIQDLLVSGHFEAMSSNEKISFSSNPNMLGLKNRGVDLFLNLSIRESSFGGLNLNIKLFDNNLMQLILEKTISSSQLERFPFVAHRAAIVINKHLNAPSIDWMDKFVIFSVYKDAKEANIVIGDYTLTFQKTIIKGGLNIFPKWANDKQDSFYYTTYRGSSPQLIKYNLYNRKVDYIMKSEGMIVCSDVNKDGSKLLITASPEGQPDIYLYDTKNKRKERLTTYKGIDVGAHFAENDSKIVFVSDRLNHPNIFAKKINGRGVERLVYHGRNNSSATTFDNYVVYSSRETQSEFTDNTFNLYLISLKSDFIRRLTTNGINQFPKFSNDGESVLFIKNYQNKSNVGIIRLNYNKSFLFPLTSGKLQSIDW; translated from the coding sequence ATGAAAAAAGCATTTTTTTTATTAACATTAATATGTATTAATTTATTTGCAGTTGATGCATCTATGGAGATTATTAAAAAATCTGATAATTTGCCAAAAATAGAAATATCAATAGCAAGTGATACTGTTAATGTTGAATATATAAATAAAATAAAAAAATTATTGATTCAAGATTTATTAGTTAGTGGTCATTTTGAAGCAATGTCTAGTAATGAAAAAATAAGTTTTTCATCTAACCCAAATATGTTAGGTCTTAAGAATAGAGGGGTTGATTTATTTTTGAATCTATCAATTAGAGAGAGTAGTTTTGGTGGATTAAATTTAAACATTAAACTTTTTGATAATAATCTAATGCAATTAATTTTAGAAAAAACTATCTCTTCTTCTCAATTGGAAAGATTCCCTTTTGTAGCACATAGAGCAGCTATTGTTATTAATAAACATTTAAATGCACCATCAATTGATTGGATGGATAAGTTTGTTATTTTTTCTGTATATAAAGATGCAAAAGAAGCTAACATTGTAATTGGTGATTATACTTTGACTTTTCAAAAAACGATTATAAAAGGTGGATTAAATATTTTCCCTAAGTGGGCTAATGATAAACAAGATAGTTTTTATTATACTACTTATAGAGGATCTTCACCACAACTTATAAAATACAATTTATACAATAGAAAAGTTGATTATATAATGAAATCAGAGGGTATGATAGTTTGTTCAGATGTAAATAAAGATGGTTCAAAACTTTTAATCACAGCCTCTCCTGAAGGTCAACCTGATATATATTTGTATGACACAAAAAACAAAAGAAAAGAAAGATTGACAACTTATAAGGGTATTGATGTAGGAGCTCACTTTGCAGAAAATGACTCAAAAATAGTTTTTGTATCTGATAGATTAAATCATCCCAATATATTTGCAAAGAAAATTAATGGCAGAGGAGTTGAGCGATTAGTATACCATGGTAGAAATAACTCTTCAGCTACAACTTTTGATAATTATGTAGTTTATAGTAGTAGAGAAACACAAAGTGAGTTTACTGATAATACATTCAATTTATATTTGATTTCATTGAAAAGTGATTTTATTCGAAGATTAACAACTAATGGTATAAATCAATTTCCAAAATTTTCAAATGATGGTGAATCTGTTTTATTTATAAAAAATTACCAAAATAAAAGTAATGTTGGTATTATTAGATTAAATTACAATAAATCATTTTTATTTCCGTTAACTAGTGGTAAATTACAATCAATAGATTGGTAA
- a CDS encoding TonB C-terminal domain-containing protein, protein MFFSNSISKQNSLLIALLTYFIIIFLFFLYLKTSDVKKFDAFNKTTTIELSILLDKDSKIINKESHKEKSKTIDKVVEKSKSISAKQQNSVKSLFANVKDTSDNVIDDSVNNVVKSEVASRFKAKFEKERKSEKLSVSTLLNNVKSKASVMPSNESKNSIDPYYSKIYELLAKRWNPSLIGDDLFAKVLVIITNDGKFDFRFLKYSGNEFFDKSLTSFLNEQVNITYPEHDKGSEVKIEVIFKSER, encoded by the coding sequence ATGTTTTTTTCAAATTCTATTTCAAAGCAAAATAGTCTTTTAATTGCTTTACTTACATACTTTATTATAATATTTCTGTTTTTTCTTTATTTAAAAACTTCTGATGTCAAAAAATTTGATGCTTTTAATAAAACAACTACAATTGAACTTAGTATTTTACTAGATAAAGATAGTAAGATTATAAATAAAGAGTCTCATAAAGAAAAGAGTAAAACAATTGATAAAGTTGTTGAAAAGTCAAAATCAATAAGTGCCAAACAACAAAATAGTGTAAAATCTCTTTTTGCAAATGTAAAAGATACAAGTGATAATGTTATTGATGATAGTGTTAATAATGTTGTTAAATCTGAAGTAGCAAGTAGATTTAAAGCAAAATTTGAGAAAGAAAGAAAAAGTGAAAAGCTATCAGTATCTACTTTATTAAATAATGTTAAATCAAAAGCCTCAGTAATGCCAAGTAATGAATCAAAAAATTCTATTGATCCTTACTACTCTAAAATTTATGAATTATTAGCTAAAAGATGGAATCCAAGTTTAATTGGAGATGACTTATTTGCAAAAGTACTAGTAATTATTACAAATGATGGTAAATTTGATTTTAGATTTTTAAAATATTCTGGAAATGAGTTTTTTGATAAATCTTTAACCTCTTTTTTAAATGAACAAGTTAATATTACATACCCAGAACATGATAAAGGTTCTGAAGTAAAAATCGAAGTAATATTTAAATCAGAAAGGTAA
- a CDS encoding biopolymer transporter ExbD produces MYDYNQKPDLNITPMVDIMLVLLAILMITAPVIEFEEPVNLPNGSKSRQLQDVKKISILITKDREIIIGKNKYELKNFADSFILYSNNKNKDTPIHIRADKSLIYDDVIFVLKTVKEAGFFKVSLITDG; encoded by the coding sequence ATGTATGATTATAATCAAAAGCCTGATTTAAATATTACTCCTATGGTAGATATAATGTTAGTATTACTAGCAATTTTAATGATTACTGCTCCTGTTATAGAGTTTGAAGAACCAGTAAATCTACCCAACGGTAGTAAATCTAGACAACTACAAGATGTAAAAAAAATCTCTATTTTAATTACTAAAGATAGAGAAATTATTATTGGAAAAAATAAATATGAATTAAAGAATTTTGCAGATAGTTTTATTCTTTATTCAAATAATAAAAATAAAGATACACCTATTCATATTAGAGCAGATAAAAGTTTAATTTATGATGATGTTATTTTTGTGTTAAAAACAGTCAAAGAAGCTGGTTTTTTCAAAGTTTCTTTAATCACTGATGGATAA
- a CDS encoding MotA/TolQ/ExbB proton channel family protein codes for MIDIILNYFTNSSAITLVVLALLSVYFVLIFWLFIYKNSQLSGLITNEKKSLETLTSRDSILSPLSGLSRCAKTSKSKPLLHACEISIIKDASEGLSWLSIVSSTSPFIGLFGTVVGILESFAKFSTQSKVGFSIIAPAISEALVATAGGIFVAIFAYTFHQILTRKVYELNTYLKAQSEILIAKA; via the coding sequence ATGATTGATATAATTTTAAATTATTTTACAAATAGTAGCGCTATTACACTTGTTGTATTAGCTCTACTATCTGTTTATTTTGTTTTGATTTTTTGGCTTTTTATATATAAAAATAGTCAACTCTCTGGACTAATTACTAATGAAAAAAAGTCTTTAGAAACACTTACTTCTAGAGATTCAATCTTAAGTCCACTGTCTGGTTTAAGTAGATGTGCTAAAACATCTAAATCAAAACCCTTATTACATGCTTGTGAAATTTCAATTATTAAAGATGCCAGTGAAGGTTTATCTTGGTTATCTATAGTATCTTCAACTTCCCCATTTATTGGTTTATTTGGTACTGTTGTTGGAATTTTAGAGTCATTTGCAAAATTTTCAACTCAATCAAAAGTTGGATTTTCAATTATTGCACCTGCTATTTCAGAAGCATTAGTTGCAACTGCGGGTGGAATTTTCGTAGCAATTTTTGCTTATACATTTCATCAAATATTGACTAGAAAAGTTTATGAATTAAATACCTATTTAAAGGCTCAATCTGAAATTTTGATTGCTAAGGCATAA
- the atpC gene encoding ATP synthase F1 subunit epsilon — protein sequence MDTLKLSIVTPNGPIFNGDVKTVTLPGKEGEFGVLPGHSSLVSSLTVGVIVIEKENTTEAVAINWGHVNVSETSVDVLADGAVALTQGGDSDIAKAIDAAKELVNSVSDANVSIASVEAKINSFS from the coding sequence ATGGATACACTAAAATTATCAATAGTTACACCAAATGGACCAATATTTAATGGTGACGTTAAAACTGTAACTCTTCCTGGAAAAGAGGGAGAGTTTGGAGTATTACCAGGTCACTCATCATTGGTATCTTCATTAACAGTTGGTGTGATTGTAATTGAAAAAGAGAATACAACTGAGGCAGTAGCAATTAACTGGGGTCATGTTAATGTTAGTGAGACTTCAGTTGATGTTTTAGCTGACGGTGCTGTAGCACTTACTCAGGGTGGAGACTCTGATATTGCTAAAGCTATTGATGCTGCTAAAGAACTTGTTAATTCAGTTTCTGATGCTAATGTATCAATTGCATCTGTTGAAGCAAAAATCAATTCATTTAGTTAA
- the atpD gene encoding F0F1 ATP synthase subunit beta: protein MKGKIVQVMGPVVDVEFDGYLPEINEAIQVTLADAKADRLILEVAAHIGDSRVRTIAMDMTDGLTRGQECIAQGGPIQVPVGEAVLGRIFNVIGDPVDEGEAIPEETPRWSIHRAAPTFEEQSTKTEMFETGIKVVDLLAPYSKGGKVGLFGGAGVGKTVIIMELIHNVAFKHSGYSVFAGVGERTREGNDLYHEMKDSNVLDKVALCYGQMSEPPGARNRIALTGLTMAEYFRDEKGLDVLMFVDNIFRFAQSGSEMSALLGRIPSAVGYQPTLASEMGKLQERITSTAKGSITSVQAVYVPADDLTDPAPASVFAHLDATTVLNRKIAEKGIYPAVDPLDSSSRILSADILGQEHYNTARGVQSVLQKYKDLQDIIAILGMDELSEEDKLVVSRARKIERFLSQPFFVAEVFTGSPGKYVELKDTIAGFQGILDGKYDSIPEMAFYMVGGIDEVLAKAEKMK, encoded by the coding sequence ATGAAAGGTAAAATTGTTCAGGTAATGGGTCCGGTAGTTGACGTAGAGTTCGACGGATACTTACCAGAAATTAATGAAGCAATTCAAGTTACATTAGCTGACGCTAAGGCTGATAGATTAATACTAGAAGTTGCTGCACATATTGGTGATAGTAGAGTTAGAACTATTGCTATGGATATGACAGATGGATTAACAAGAGGACAAGAGTGTATTGCACAAGGTGGACCTATTCAAGTTCCAGTTGGTGAAGCAGTATTAGGAAGAATTTTCAATGTAATTGGTGATCCAGTTGATGAAGGTGAAGCAATTCCAGAAGAGACTCCAAGATGGTCTATTCATAGAGCTGCACCAACTTTTGAAGAACAATCTACAAAAACAGAAATGTTTGAAACAGGTATCAAAGTAGTTGACCTTTTAGCACCATATTCAAAAGGTGGTAAAGTTGGACTATTCGGTGGTGCTGGTGTTGGTAAAACAGTTATTATTATGGAATTAATCCATAATGTTGCATTTAAACATTCAGGATACTCAGTATTTGCTGGTGTTGGTGAAAGAACAAGAGAAGGGAATGACCTTTATCACGAGATGAAAGATTCTAATGTACTTGATAAAGTTGCTTTATGTTATGGTCAAATGTCTGAGCCTCCAGGTGCAAGAAATAGAATTGCCTTAACAGGTCTTACTATGGCTGAGTACTTTAGAGATGAAAAAGGTCTTGATGTACTTATGTTCGTAGATAATATCTTTAGATTTGCACAATCAGGTTCTGAAATGTCAGCACTTTTAGGAAGAATTCCATCTGCTGTTGGATATCAACCTACACTTGCATCTGAAATGGGTAAATTACAAGAAAGAATTACTTCTACTGCTAAAGGTTCAATTACTTCTGTTCAAGCAGTATATGTACCAGCAGATGACTTAACAGATCCAGCTCCAGCTTCTGTTTTTGCTCACTTAGATGCAACAACAGTACTTAATAGAAAAATTGCTGAAAAAGGTATTTACCCAGCAGTTGATCCATTGGATTCAAGTTCAAGAATTCTAAGTGCAGATATCTTAGGACAAGAACATTACAATACTGCTAGAGGTGTTCAATCAGTATTACAAAAATACAAAGATTTACAAGATATTATTGCAATTCTTGGTATGGATGAATTATCTGAAGAAGATAAACTAGTAGTTTCTAGAGCAAGAAAAATTGAGAGATTCTTATCTCAACCATTCTTCGTTGCAGAAGTATTTACAGGATCTCCTGGTAAATATGTAGAGTTAAAAGATACGATTGCTGGTTTCCAAGGTATCTTAGACGGTAAATATGATAGTATTCCAGAAATGGCATTCTATATGGTTGGTGGAATTGACGAAGTTCTTGCCAAAGCTGAGAAAATGAAATAA
- the atpG gene encoding ATP synthase F1 subunit gamma, translating into MANLKEIKLKIGSVKNTQKTTKAMKLVSSAKLTRTRQLSDQAKSYAEKINQVLSEIAHRVGKVQDDGMHNRAFVQNESPKTVDIVFVTADKGLCGGFNMATIKAVMHMMNEYRAKGVTVRLRVAGRKGVDYFTFQGETLTQKVSDLSSTPDYNRASDFIQEVVTDFQNGVTDKVVLIYNGFLNMLTQELKVREILPISFENVELKEESSMLNIEPDDDEEVLNELTEKYIQFNMYYSLLDSLAAEHSARMQAMEAATKNAKEKVDSLTVEYNKARQAAITTELIEIISGVEALK; encoded by the coding sequence ATGGCTAACTTAAAAGAGATTAAATTAAAAATTGGTAGTGTTAAAAATACTCAGAAGACTACAAAAGCTATGAAGCTTGTATCTTCTGCAAAACTTACGCGTACTAGACAATTGTCTGATCAAGCTAAAAGTTATGCAGAAAAGATTAATCAAGTTCTTTCTGAGATTGCACACAGAGTTGGCAAAGTTCAAGATGATGGAATGCACAATAGAGCATTTGTTCAAAATGAAAGTCCAAAAACAGTAGATATTGTTTTTGTTACTGCTGACAAAGGTCTTTGTGGTGGATTCAACATGGCTACGATTAAAGCTGTAATGCACATGATGAATGAATACAGAGCAAAAGGTGTAACTGTAAGATTAAGAGTTGCTGGAAGAAAAGGTGTTGATTACTTTACTTTCCAAGGTGAAACATTGACTCAAAAAGTTAGCGATTTATCTTCTACACCAGATTATAATAGAGCTTCTGATTTTATTCAAGAAGTTGTAACTGATTTTCAAAATGGAGTTACTGATAAAGTAGTTTTAATATATAATGGATTCCTTAATATGTTAACTCAAGAGTTAAAAGTTAGAGAGATCTTACCAATTAGTTTTGAAAATGTTGAATTAAAAGAAGAGTCATCTATGCTTAATATTGAGCCAGATGATGATGAAGAAGTGTTAAATGAACTAACTGAGAAATACATTCAATTTAATATGTATTACTCTTTACTTGATTCTTTAGCTGCTGAACATAGTGCAAGAATGCAAGCTATGGAAGCTGCAACTAAGAATGCAAAAGAAAAAGTTGATAGTTTAACAGTTGAGTACAATAAAGCTAGACAAGCTGCGATTACAACAGAGCTGATAGAAATTATCAGTGGTGTTGAAGCATTAAAATAA